The Spirosoma radiotolerans genome has a window encoding:
- a CDS encoding porin family protein, translating into MFRANSLRFTIFSFLLVTSCLSSSFGQQRFSAGPRVGLNLSTFGMDAKDYTLRPGVTAGAFLMYSSLNHFGISGDVLYSQMGAKYADPANSQANSFKQRINYLEVPIALRYFLTLSGNFRPNVFFGPSFGFKLNAKRTNYIAQGVAQPDFDNSAEFRSMDLGLIAGFQLNFKGLGERQRFLIDARYRYGLSDITLNNNQNVNNSTITLTLGYGFGVGPEHPSRYRK; encoded by the coding sequence ATGTTTCGCGCAAATTCATTACGTTTTACCATCTTCTCGTTTCTCCTCGTTACTAGCTGTCTATCAAGCAGTTTTGGCCAACAGCGGTTCAGTGCAGGCCCACGTGTCGGCTTAAATTTATCCACATTTGGCATGGATGCCAAGGACTATACGTTGCGGCCGGGTGTAACAGCCGGGGCTTTTTTGATGTATAGTTCCCTGAACCATTTCGGCATCTCGGGCGATGTTCTTTACTCGCAAATGGGTGCTAAATATGCAGACCCCGCTAATAGTCAGGCCAACTCGTTCAAACAACGGATTAATTATCTGGAGGTCCCAATTGCTCTACGCTACTTCCTGACGCTGAGCGGTAATTTCCGACCCAACGTTTTCTTTGGTCCATCGTTTGGTTTTAAGCTGAATGCAAAACGTACGAATTACATAGCGCAGGGAGTTGCTCAGCCAGATTTCGATAACAGCGCCGAATTCCGGTCAATGGATTTAGGCCTGATCGCTGGTTTCCAGCTCAATTTCAAGGGGTTGGGCGAACGGCAGCGTTTTCTGATCGATGCGCGCTACCGCTATGGCTTGAGCGATATCACGCTTAATAACAACCAGAACGTCAACAACTCGACGATCACGTTGACCCTCGGTTATGGCTTCGGCGTTGGCCCCGAACACCCAAGCCGGTACCGGAAGTAG
- a CDS encoding RNA polymerase sigma factor, which yields MFLKLFRKPRASSGHSRKEPADYIAAYRATGDLAVLGELYEQHMDLVYAVCFNYLRDEDEAKDAVMNLFEQLVTDLRKHDVQQFGPWLHSVARNYCLMQLRKMQAHPKAALVTGTGADLDDEPIMQLSADDADKSELEEDLTTMEACLKTLPHEQQTCLTLFYLDHKTYTEVAELTGYDLKQVKSYLQNGRRNLKICMRK from the coding sequence ATGTTTCTAAAACTGTTTCGTAAGCCCAGGGCCAGTTCCGGCCACTCCCGCAAGGAACCGGCTGACTACATTGCCGCCTATCGGGCTACCGGCGATTTGGCGGTATTGGGTGAACTCTATGAGCAGCACATGGACCTGGTCTATGCGGTTTGCTTTAATTACCTGCGCGATGAGGATGAGGCCAAAGATGCCGTCATGAATCTGTTTGAACAGTTGGTAACCGACCTGCGCAAACATGACGTACAGCAGTTTGGCCCCTGGCTCCACAGTGTGGCCCGCAATTATTGTTTGATGCAGCTCCGTAAAATGCAGGCGCACCCCAAAGCCGCGCTGGTAACCGGCACCGGAGCCGACCTCGACGATGAGCCCATTATGCAGCTATCGGCGGATGATGCCGACAAGTCGGAGCTTGAAGAAGACCTAACGACCATGGAAGCGTGTTTAAAAACGTTGCCCCACGAACAGCAAACCTGCCTGACGCTCTTTTACCTGGATCACAAAACCTATACGGAAGTAGCCGAGCTAACGGGCTACGACCTGAAACAGGTAAAAAGTTATTTGCAAAATGGGCGTCGAAATTTGAAAATTTGTATGCGTAAGTAA